The window TCGGCTGCATTTGCTATATTCTGATCTTTTCTTATCATTATTTCAGAAAACTTATAATCATCTTTACCAGTAAAATATTTTTCAAATCTTTCTTTAGCTATTTTAAAGACTCTTGTATTAGCACTTATTCCTACCATAAAAATTAGTTTTATCTGAATTTTAGGATTATTCTTTTTCGCTGTTGTAAATAATGTTTTTAAATCAATTATTCCATTAACATCTAGTTTTGTTTCTTTAGTCGGAGTAAATATATAATCCGTTGCATTTAAAACTGAAAAAGTTAAATTATTAATAGTCCCCTCTGTATCAAAAATAACATAATCATAACTTCCAAAATATTGTATTAAATTTTTTATGCAGTTATAAATACCTTGACCGTCATTATTTTGCATAAAGTAATAATCAATATTTCTTAGCATATACGAAGATACAATTATATCTACTCCATTTATTGAATTAATATAACGATTTAAGTCTTCAACATATAAATTTTCATATTGCTCTTTTATTAGTTCATGAAGATTATTTTCATTTTCTATATTAAAATAAGTTTCTATACTACAACTTGGGTCTGTGTCTATTAATAATACTTTTTTATTATTTCTTTGTAATGCATACGCAATATTTATTGCACTTACAGTTTTTCCTGCCCCGCCTTTAGGGTTAACAACTGCTATTGTTTTCATAATCTCACTCCTTGTCTATTATTTTCTTCTTAATTTTTATTTCTTTCACAACTGGGTTATAGTAAACAACAACTTCCCTATCATTTTCTGTTATTCCTAATTCATCAATCAAATTATTCGGTAATGTTAAAGCATATTGTCTACCTCTCTTATCATTTGGTTTACTATATGTTAACTTTTTTATAAACTGCATAAAATCATTTCCTTTCTTCCATTTTATCACTCCTTACATTGATTTTTTTTCTTTTAGAGTGTATAATTAGTTGATCGTAATAATACACAAAGTAGAGTTATTAATTTAATTCTACTTTTTTATTATACCTCATATACGGGTATATGTCAATAAAAAAACGCTTATATTATTGAATTATTTTTTTGTTCTCATATTGAGAATATATATTTTTTTCTTGAAAATATAAAAACAAAAAAAATCGTTCAAAATTTCTGAACAAAAAATATTTAATTTTTCTGTCAGTTAATTGTTTTTTCTTAATACTATCTTTTTTGAACTAAATTCAACAATATAAAAAAAAACTCCATATTTTCATTTTAAGAAGTTATTTTTTTGAACCCACCCTATAAGTCGACGTAATATGAAAAAGTTTCTTAAAATTGAAATATGGAGGCC of the Sebaldella sp. S0638 genome contains:
- a CDS encoding ParA family protein; translation: MKTIAVVNPKGGAGKTVSAINIAYALQRNNKKVLLIDTDPSCSIETYFNIENENNLHELIKEQYENLYVEDLNRYINSINGVDIIVSSYMLRNIDYYFMQNNDGQGIYNCIKNLIQYFGSYDYVIFDTEGTINNLTFSVLNATDYIFTPTKETKLDVNGIIDLKTLFTTAKKNNPKIQIKLIFMVGISANTRVFKIAKERFEKYFTGKDDYKFSEIMIRKDQNIANAAEEGKDIFSYKNSSGASIDYKNLVYEFLETEN